One genomic segment of Scophthalmus maximus strain ysfricsl-2021 chromosome 3, ASM2237912v1, whole genome shotgun sequence includes these proteins:
- the LOC118316719 gene encoding rho-related GTP-binding protein RhoA-D, whose translation MAAIRKKLVIVGDGACGKTCLLIVFSKDQFPEVYVPTVFENYIADIEVDGKQVELALWDTAGQEDYDRLRPLSYPDTDVILMCFSIDSPDSLENIPEKWTPEVKHFCPNVPIILVGNKKDLRNDEHTRRELAKMKQEPVKSEEGRDMANRISAFGYLECSAKTKDGVREVFEMATRAALQVRKRKKRGGCQLL comes from the exons TAGTCGGGGATGGTGCGTGTGGGAAAACCTGTCTGCTCATCGTCTTCAGCAAGGACCAGTTCCCGGAGGTCTACGTCCCCACGGTGTTTGAGAACTACATCGCTGACATTGAAGTTGATGGCAAACAG gtgGAGTTAGCGTTGTGGGACACAGCAGGTCAGGAGGACTACGACCGACTGAGGCCTCTCTCCTACCCCGACACAGACGTCATCCTCATGTGCTTCTCCATAGACAGCCCTGACAGTTTAG agaACATTCCTGAGAAGTGGACACCTGAGGTGAAACACTTTTGTCCCAACGTCCCGATCATTCTCGTGGGCAACAAGAAGGACCTCAGGaatgatgaacacacacgtaGGGAGCTGGCCAAGAtgaaacag GAGCCTGTGAAGTCTGAAGAGGGCAGAGACATGGCCAATCGCATCAGTGCCTTCGGCTACCTGGAGTGCTCCGCCAAGACCAAGGACGGCGTGCGGGAGGTGTTTGAGATGGCCACCAGGGCAGCGCTGCAGGTCCGCAAGCGCAAAAAGAGGGGCGGCTGCCAGCTACTGTGA